The following is a genomic window from Amycolatopsis australiensis.
CGGTTTCGAGCTGAAGAACCACCTCGCCGCCCACCTGGAGAAGCAGGGCCACGAGGTCACCGACATCGGTCCGCACGTCTACGACGCGGCCGACGACTACCCGGCCTACTGCGTCGAGACGGCGCTGCGCGTCGTGGCCGACGAGGGCAGCCGCGGCATCGTCGTCGGCGGCTCCGGCAACGGCGAGCAGATCGCGGCGAACAAGGTTCCCGGCGCGCGCTGCGGCCTGGCCTGGAGCGTCGAGACCGCCAAGCTGTGCCGGGAGCACAACCACGCCCAGCTGATCGGCGTCGGCGCCCGGATGCACACGGCCGAGGAGGCCACCGAGATCGTCGAAGCCTTCCTGGCGACCGAGGTGTCCCCGGAGGAGCGGCACGCCCGCCGCGTGCAGCAGCTGCTCGACTACGAGCGCACCGGGACCCCGCCGGCGTTGCCGGAGGCCTGATGCCGGAGGGGCACACGCTCCACCGGCTCGCGCGGCTGCACAAGCGCCGGTACGCCGGTGCCCCGGTGGCGGTGAGCAGCCCGCAGGGCCGGTTCGCCGCCGAAGCGTCCCGTTTGGACGGTCAGGTCTTCGCCGGCGCGGAGGCGTACGGCAAGCACCTGTTCCACGACTACGGTCCACACGGGATCGTGCACGTCCACCTGGGCCTGTACGGCACGTTCGGCGAGGCGCCGCTGCCCGCGCCGGAACCGGTGGGGCAGGTCCGGCTGCGCCTGGCCGGCCGGACGCACTGGACGGACCTGCGCGGGCCGACCCGGTGCGAGCTGCTCTCCCCGGACCAGGCCGACGCGATCAAGGCACGCCTCGGACCCGACCCGCTGCGCCGCGACGCGAAGCCCGAGCGCGCGTGGGAACGCATTTCGCGGTCGAAGACGTCGATCGCGGCGCTGCTGATGGATCAGGCAGTGCTGGCGGGGGTCGGCAACGTCTACCGCGCGGAGGTGCTGTTCCGCCACGGCGTCGCGCCCCTGACCCCGGGCCGGGCACTGGACCGGGCGTTGTGGGAAGACATGTGGGCCGACCTGGTGACGTTGATGCGCGACGGCGTCCGAGCGGGCCGCATCGACACGGTCCGGCCGGAGCACCTCCCGGAAGCGATGGGCCGCCCGGCCCGCGTCGACCGCCACGGCGGCGAGGTGTACGTCTACCGGCGGAGCGGCGAGCCCTGCCTGGTGTGCGGCACGCCGGTGGAGCACTCGGAGCTGGTGGGCCGCAATCTGTATTGGTGCCCGAAGTGCCAGCCCGCGTGATCCAAGCCTGAAGCGCCCCAATGCGGCCTTGGGTGCGTCAGACGCACCCAAGGCGGCCTTCGGTGCTCCGCCCATGCCCCCGCCGCCACCCTCAACGGAGGC
Proteins encoded in this region:
- a CDS encoding ribose-5-phosphate isomerase, which produces MRVYLGSDHAGFELKNHLAAHLEKQGHEVTDIGPHVYDAADDYPAYCVETALRVVADEGSRGIVVGGSGNGEQIAANKVPGARCGLAWSVETAKLCREHNHAQLIGVGARMHTAEEATEIVEAFLATEVSPEERHARRVQQLLDYERTGTPPALPEA
- a CDS encoding Fpg/Nei family DNA glycosylase; its protein translation is MPEGHTLHRLARLHKRRYAGAPVAVSSPQGRFAAEASRLDGQVFAGAEAYGKHLFHDYGPHGIVHVHLGLYGTFGEAPLPAPEPVGQVRLRLAGRTHWTDLRGPTRCELLSPDQADAIKARLGPDPLRRDAKPERAWERISRSKTSIAALLMDQAVLAGVGNVYRAEVLFRHGVAPLTPGRALDRALWEDMWADLVTLMRDGVRAGRIDTVRPEHLPEAMGRPARVDRHGGEVYVYRRSGEPCLVCGTPVEHSELVGRNLYWCPKCQPA